The genome window ATTTGTAGTAAATGCCAATATTCTGAATTATTAAAAGATTAGGTAAGCAATTTTTAATGGCTTAAGCAGCTGATTGATCATACTTTGTTTAATGtaacttttatattttatttacacaGTCTATCTCAAGAATTATACAACAGCTACATGTATGGAATACTGTCAGCTATACCTAATAATCAGATTCTTCAGCATTATGCTTACTATTATTAAATTGGGTTTTATTTGTTACATTTCAGAAATGGGGAGAGAAACAAGCGCATCTCTGGAAGGATTGACAGCACCTCAAGTTGCAGAAGCTATCTCGAAATTGAGTGCATAAATTATTTATTAAAAATTTCTATAGAATGTATATACGTATGTCTTAATTATGTAATAAAAGGATAAGTTGCCATCACCTTTATTCCTTTGTGATGTACACACAATATTGCAATCACTCTTCAACACAACACAAAGGAGAATCAAGTTAGGTGGGACAAGATGTGTGTTTGATGCCTGATAACTGAAGAGCCTCCAAGATGTAATATACATATACTGTACAGGATTTCAAAATACTATCTTTGGTTCTGATATGTCTCTTCTTTTATATCTGATATTCCCCATAGCTGCTCTATTGGCACTATTAGTATATCAGCAGTAGCAAATAATAGATGTAGCTGCAgtagtaacggtggtggtggttatacaGTACGAGAGGAATGGTGTATGCTAATATGGAGTGTGCAGACAGGTACCTACATATATTCTTTGTACTATGTGAGATTCTTTTTAGGCCATATCACCATTTACATAACAGGTCATATCACATAATCTAGATGAAGGCAGATAATAAGGGGTAGTTAGTAGATTCTGTGAGTGAAGATGCAAAGAACTAAGGTGAGGATATGTACGTGGGAAAAAGGACTATGAAGTGACTTAAAGCAATATGTCACAAAAAGAAATGGTGATGGTGCAAGTAAAATATGAAGTGAGCGacagcagtagcagcagaaaAGACTAGACGATGCTGACTAGAGTGAGTGAGATTTACTAAgggccagttccacagtccaaTACAATGGGTGTGTAAGCTCACAAACCAAAGACAACCTAAAACTTGTATAGAGTTTGGTATTCACATGGATCACAAATTCAAGGATACTTTATGGAATATCTGGAGTCTGGTGCTTAGTAGAATGCCTGACAAACATGGATAGTATACTTTGGGTTGGATGCTTATGACGACGCTTTGTTGGACTATAAATGGCCCTTAGTGACTAGAATACCCTCTTTATgatgagaatgaaaataagactcctccatgccagcccaggaaccaccaataagattcagcctttcccagcatccaccagtcacATGCAGCCTGAGCTAAACGGACATGGCTTGCCTGTGGATTGTTTAGTGGTAATGGGCAAGGTGCTTGATTTTATAGCTATTATGAACAGAGTATAGGGGTGAGATTTGGCAGCACTGATAACCTGAATATTACTTGGGGGGTGCTTTTTTACTGTTTTAACCTGATGACTTCCTTCACCAAGAGTCATCTCAATTCTGTCCATGGCTGCTGCTgccactgatgatgatggtgatggccgTGAGTCGAGATTCATATAGCAACCTTTTTCATCTTTGGTCCCACATGCCAGTAAATGGTTTAAGTGTAAATTTTGTGATACTATGCATGTTACACTGCATGAATAATAGTTGACAATAATATATAAGTGATGTATGATGTTACCACAGATATGATTCATATATAATAATTATAAAAGGCCAATACCATGAAAACTCTTAGGTAATGGTGTGGACGGAAAGATACAGAGGCACAACAGGAGTAATAGAGGTATTTTCCCAAAATGCCATGATTTAGAAAATTATAAAACATCCTGCAGTGATGAATATCCTATTCCAAGATATCACTGTATTTGAaaacattaaatactttaaatcaCAGTAATTTTCACAGTTGCCTTACATTGCTAAGCCCTCCCAGATATTTTGTGTGCTTAGGATATGTTAACTAATTAGTACACACCATTTCAAATAAGTACtcatatcaagagagagagagagagagagagagaagatttgaAAACTTAGCTGAGGTATAAAAATTTACTATACTGCCAAAATACTGCTTATCAACCTTCATTTTGATTACTAATTTTCATACCTTGGCTTAAATTTCCAGAGAGTAGATTATCCTGCTTCCTCGTGACAGTTTTTACTCAAGTTCTTATAGGGTTTTTCTCTAGGGGTTTAGGATCAGATTCCCTTCCTGGCATCACGCAGCGGCAGTGGTTCAAACAGCCTCACTTCAGCTCTTCACTTCTTTATGCTAAAACCCCCTAGACCACTGCCCCTCAATAAATTATCCTGCTATGAGTACTGATTGGGAGGGTGTGTCTGAATTGGCGAATACAGCCTAATACACGATCATGAATTATTAGTAGACAGCAACGGCAAGTGTGCTGTAGAAACTTTTGTCCGACAGCTGCAGTATTGTCTTCTTGTAGAGGTGGTAGTGCAAACAGCCAACTGGAAAGCAAAATGGACATGGTGAGGAAATTTTTATGATGTAGATCTCTATGAAGATTACTGGAACAAATTTTGCAGATCATAAAGCCAAACAGTGCTTAGAAATTCCAATTACGTATATTCCCTGCATATAATAAAATGTCTGAAAATAGAGTCAGCACTGTATGCCTATTCAGTAAACATACAATTGCACCTATGATCTGGTCACTGAAAATTTCCCTTGGCTTTCAAAATGTGTGTTCTTACCTGAATGTAACTTAACAGAGTTGAGTCAAACTTATAGTATCTCGTGTTTTAGAACTATCTCATCAAAATACTAAACTTCTTATGGCAATATATTCTGTTGACACATTTGACTGGAAGGTTGAATTTTCTCACATCCTCTTATAAtcttttctcatataaattttttgatgtgccTTCTTGAATATGACTCTctaggtgtgagtgagtgtgtgtgtgtatacctgtccTCTGAACGACAAAGAGGGCGACCATGCCGTGTGTCCATATATAAACATCAGGTTTCTGCCACGCTTCCTTCAGTGACCAGGAGTGGAACCCGAGGGAGAGGCCAAGGTAGATGACGGCATTACAGATGCACCACAGGAATCTCTGCACCAGCTCACCAACAAGTCCAGCCTGTTGAGCAAGTTAGGCCATTACAACACTACATacagaagaactagaagaagccAGACTTCAACAAAACTAGCCTGTCGAGCCAGTTAAGATGTTACAGGAGTTTCCTGGACCAGCTCACCAATAAGACTAGACTGTCAAACTAGGGTGTTGATGTTAGGAAAGGAGAATGTCTCAAGACCAGCCGGCATATTCACAGATCTACCACTGTTGTTAACAATATTGACACTGCTAAGTGTCTCAAGGGTCTGAAGTAAACTTAAATTCTTTATTATCATCACCTTTATGGTCTCACAGGTTGTGCTGAGTGTATTGGGTACCAGTGTTAAAAAAAGAGAGTAACACAAGCAAGATTGACTGCTCAGATTACTAGTGCAATAGTTTTGTGAAAGATAAATTTTTCAAAATGCTAACAAGTCAGATAAAGTAGGATGAAATGAATGTagcgaatataaaaaaaaataccaacctGAGAGTATGATGTGGAGAACAGAGCAAGgcagagaaggatgagagagaataTAAGGCACACATCTTGAATGCTAGAAAAGAAAATATCATTTAGTGAGATTTGCCCTTGAAATCATGCAACAATGCTTCTTATTAATTTTTAAAGCCCTTTATATTTACAAGGAGAGTGACCCATGAACAGAACATCGTGATGATAACACATTTTAAGAATAGCATAATGGTAATGTAATTGAGGGATACCAGAAAGAACActtaaagaaaaataggaatacaTGACGTTTTACCCTTACATGTATATGAGGAGTGTAAGGAGGTGGTTGTAAGTAAAGACCTGGAAGAGGGCGTTGAGAGTGAGGTCGGCTGAGAGAAGCACCAGGGACGTGCCACTCAGCCAACGATAACGTCCAAGGCTACCCAGGGCCACCATCACTCACCGCTGgtacaagaaaaagaacataagcACCAAACACTTTAGCCACTACAAGCTGTTATATACTTAAGGTGTTAGGTTTTTACTTGCTACATATTAAAAATACATTTCCCACTATTAAGGTGTTTTAAATTGAAATGCAAGTTATTTTGTAGGTTAATAGGTAAAGATTGAATTTTAGCTTGAGAACTAGCTTTATGATTTAGTAACCAAAATCTAAAGCAGTTTGTAGGTGGAAACAAACTTCACAAATTAACAATTTCTGACAAAAAACAGTAGTAAATGTATAGTTCAGCCCTGTCACCCCatcataccataaaaaaaaaatacatgcccATTAACCATAAAATGAAGGTGCATATGGatagaaactaacctaacctgatgtgTAGGAGACATTCGGGGTGGCAGCTGCAGTCAGGTTGGTTTATTAGGTTTGTTATGGATGAAGGACATGTATTTTTCACCCAATTAACCACTATTTGGAGGCATATGTGGTATTTTGAAGTGTCGGGGCTACAATTTACTTACGTTTATATCTACTAGAACAAAGTACGAACCACTGAGGTAAGTTGGGTGTACTCTATTTCATTATATAATCAGAGTAGGATAAATCACCAGTTAGCATGATTACAAAGCTGAGCCTCCACATCCACCTCTCAAGTGTACCTCATCTCCCACCTGTGTATAGAATCAGAGTAGGATAATCATCAGTTAGCATGATTACAAAGCTGAACCTCAACATCCACCTCGCAAGTGTACCTCATCTCCCACCTGTGTATATAATCAGAGTAGGATAATCATCAGTTAGCATGATTACAAAGCTGAGCCTCCACATCCACCTCGCAAGTGTACCTCATCTCCCACCTGTGTATAGAATCAGAGTAGGATAATCATCAGTTAGCACGATTACAAAGCTGAACCTCAACATCCACCTCGCAAGTGTACCTCATCTCCCACCTGTGTATATAATCAGAGTAGGATAATCACCAGTTAGCATGATTACAAAGCTGAGCCTCCACATCCACCTCGCAAGTGTACCTCATCTCCCACCTGTGTATAGAATCAGAGTAGGATAATCATCAATTAGCACGATTACAAAGCTGAACCTCAACATCCCCTCTCACGTGTACCTCATCTCCTACCTGTGTACTTCAATTCagctcatctctcctttccctcacactcaGGTCACTTCTAGGGGTGTCGTAGAGCTATGGCTTGACGGTGATCGCCATTTATCCTTCAATCATTCCTGTGGCTGCTCGAAAGGAACAAAAATCGCCGTGGAATGCAGGGACGCCAGGATCAGCTGGGCGGCGGcaggtgtgttgttgttgtttaccgaTGACGTCACGAGGCGCGGGCaacacagctaccgggttaaggcattATTACTTGctctttttatatatactttttagaGTAAACAACGCAGGTCAATAAGGGGGATTGAGCATAGGTAAATATACACGAAGAAAACTACTAAAATTAACACATACGAACATATACAGGCATTTACAGACGAGTTACTCATTTATTAATTATTactcgtttattattattattatttattcattctttttatttcattagaTCAATCAACTAGAAAAAAAGAACCATCATTCAGTGCGCGCGCAAGTGTAGTGTTGATGTCGAGTGTCGTGTCGGAAGTGTATTTAAGTATTACTGTTTTATGAAGTCAAGGAGGCATTTCCCGGTTCTCCAGTGTACAGTAAGTTGTCTTGAGAGTATTTCATGACTATAATAAGCTCTGTGAAGGGTATGGCATTGATAAGGTAGAAGTTATTGGGTTTTGTAATGAAGGGTGTGTCGATGCAAGGGTTAGTGTCCATGTCGAGTGTCGTGTCGGAAGTGTATTTAAGTATTACTATTTTATGAAGTCAAGGAGTCAATTCCCGCTTCTCCAGTGTACAGTAAGTTGTCTTGAGTATATTTCGTGATTATAATAAGCTCTGTGAAAGGGATTGTCTTGATAGGGTAGAAGTTATTGGGTTTTATAATGAAGAGTGCGCAGATTTGTTAAACCACGTTGCATTCTCTTAATTTTTGGATTGTATGATGAACAGAAGGCTTACTTTCCTCCAGTATACATTTAAGTTGTCTTTAGAGTATTTAGTGACTATGTAAAGGTGCGTGAAGGGGATTGCAATGATAGGCTAGGAGAAAATGGCTATACTGTATTATATAGGGGCCCAGTGAAGGGTGCGCAGAAATGTCAAACCACGGTGTAGGCCtatctattttactttttctgtaTTGTATGATTATGGGAGGGTGTAACTTTCCTCCCATGTACAGTAAATTGTCTTGAGAGTATTTAGTGACTTTATCAAGCTGTGGGAAGGGAACTGCGTCCGTAAGTTAGGAGAAAATGGCTTGTATGTTGATGGGGGCCCAGTGAAGGGTGCGCAGGATTGTCAAACCatgtattcatatatttatctttttctcgaTCGGTATTGCTTATTTATTAGAGGATTTAACTTTCCTTCCGTATTCAATAAGTTGTCTTGAGAGTATTTCGTCACCATATCAAGCTATATGTGAAAAGCATGGCATAGATAGATTAGTCGTTAATGGGTTTTATAATGAAGGGGGCCAGTGCAGGGTGCGCAGAATTGTCAAAGCACTTCGAAATTTCCCTGGCATtcgtatttccttatttttctcagtAAGTCCTTTATGTACAGCTTCATACCTGCTgtaggaataagagaaaggtgtTAGTTTATTATACATGCGCTAGTTTAATGTGTCAGTCAGGGATGCTCACCGTctgttccatattttttctcctttaatagTTGTCTGGAAACGTTTTCTTTTGTGGTGATATCAAGTTGTGTCAAGGGGGGTTAGAATATGATTGTTTACATATTATTAGGATTACGTATATATAATAACGATTATGTACGTTACTCTGTAGAAACACTTAtaatagcctctctctctctctctctctctctctctctctctctctctctggttccaaTTATTATTTACCACTGATACGATTTCTAAGTAGGCTAGAGTACTTACATTAAATTTAGCAATAACAAAGAgaagactgactctctctctctctctctctctctctggttccaaTTATTATCTACCACTGATACGATTTCTAAGTAGGCTAGAGTACTTACATTAAATTTAGCAATAGTAAAGAgaagactgactctctctctctctctctctctctctctctctctctctctctctccaattattaACCTCTGATACGATTTCAATTTTAAAGTAGGCTACAGTTCATTAAATTTCCAATAATACGTATAgcctggaatctctctctctctctctctctctctctctctctctctctctctctctctctctacttatcacTGCCAtcgcttccctctctctcgtccttccgcCCAAATTGTTCTCAAATGGAATCTTAAAATCTTTGCCGAAATCGAAGTAGAATTAACAGACGTGATTGCGTTAACTTACTCTTTCCGACgctttcacccacccaccccgagagagagagagagagagagagagagagagagagagagagagagagagagagcgtccctAATAACTCTTCTCCCACGATGGCTAATGATGCAGAATTTTTGTTTTATCAAGATGGAAGTTTCTTATCAAACATTGTCGATGATTGAttgtggtgaaggaggaagaggaggaggaggaggaggaggagttagcagagacgaggaagaagaaaaagtaggcaGTGAGAATTGGGATGCATAAATTTGCTGCGGTAttttagttagagagagagagagagagagagagagagagagagaggaggctggaaagaaaacacaagagatgaaagaagaggagcaattaagggaggaaaagaaggcaaaagaaaggacgaagggagagaaaagagaaaggcagaggagagaaagtaaaagaaaggactgagaaaggaaaggaaagagggagggaggtaaagggggagggagggagggagggagggagggagagaacagttAAGAAGGACCGTGAGACCTTGACACACATTTCGTATCCGTGCCAACCATTACCTGTCCTGGGAAgggtggtgggaggagggggggagggggtcaggaaggagtgggagaggggggggaggagggaaaggaaggaggaggtagggaaagggaggaggagggacaagggagGAAGCCAAAGAAAGTTatccattcagagagagagagagagagagagagagagagagagagagagagagagagagagagagagaggatggggggatgaaaaataggaagaaagaccGACAGAGTAGCTTTTGGGTACAAGGATttaaggacgagagagagagagagagagagagagagagagagagagagagagagagagagagagagggaaaaaggtagATAGAATAAGTGATTAAAGTATTTTTATAGCAGGATTTTAGGtacagataggaaaagaaagggaggagggagacgataaagaaagaggaaaggaggaaaagagaagggatgtCAGATAAGAGGAAGATTATAATGTACTTCTTCTATGACAGGAATTCGAGTacagataatggaggaggaggaaagaaaggaagaaggaaatgaggaagaaagaaggagacataaagagaaaagaaaggagagaaggtggaaaaggaaaaaaaaggaaacggagagagtAGAAAAGAACATGTtagcgaagaagagagagagagagagagagagagagaagagaaaaaaaaagtgtcttgGAGAAAGCGTAAGAACATACCACAGATTTTATACCGAGGATGGATTaaggaagcaaaaaaaggagtgagagaggaaaggaaacagggaagaggggaaggagagaagaaaggaatggagggaatggaggaagggcaaggaggaagtCGAGTAAACAGAGGAGAcactgagagaaagaagaacggagagaagagaaagtaaaagcaaatgattgaaagaaaaggtggaggaggaggaggaggaggaagagagagaagatggaggagaaaggagagagagagagtggagtgtgcaaaggagaggagagaaaggagggataagCAATGGAGAGAAAGTAATggctgaaggagaagggagagaaggaggaagagaggaaaaaaggattgACTGAGTAGATGGtgtatggagggaagaaagatgaaaggagggagagaaggaaaggaggaggagttggaggaagaagaggaggaggaggaggaggaggaagaagaggaggtggtgaaagTTGGTCTCTATGGGTTATGTGAAAGGATGTGgtgggacagggagggagggaaggaaagggagggaaggaaagggagggaaggaaagggagggaaggaaaaggagggagggaaggagggtaaagaatacggaggaaagagaatgacgaAATAtgcgggaaaggaaaggaaaaaaaagtatattgagagagagagagagagagagagagagagagagagagagagagagagagagagagagattaatagacTGATAAgcaaatagaaagatagacagacacagagatagatagatagataaatatatagatagacacataCTTATGGTTAGATACGGTA of Eriocheir sinensis breed Jianghai 21 chromosome 2, ASM2467909v1, whole genome shotgun sequence contains these proteins:
- the LOC127002660 gene encoding transmembrane protein 138-like gives rise to the protein MVALGSLGRYRWLSGTSLVLLSADLTLNALFQVFTYNHLLTLLIYIIQDVCLIFSLILLCLALFSTSYSQAGLVGELVQRFLWCICNAVIYLGLSLGFHSWSLKEAWQKPDVYIWTHGMVALFVVQRTVGCLHYHLYKKTILQLSDKSFYSTLAVAVY